The following proteins come from a genomic window of Cervus canadensis isolate Bull #8, Minnesota chromosome 3, ASM1932006v1, whole genome shotgun sequence:
- the LOC122438210 gene encoding L-lactate dehydrogenase B chain-like — protein MATLKDKLIAPVAEEEGTTPNNKITVVGVGQVGMACAISILGKSLTDERALVDVLEDKLKGEMMDLQHGSLFLQTPKIVADKDYSVTANSKIVVVTAGVRQQEGESRLNLVQRNVNVFKFIIPQIVKYSPDCIIIVVSNPVDILTYVTWKLSGLPKHRVIGSGCNLDSARFRYLMAEKLGIHPSSCHGWILGEHGDSSVAVWSGVNVAGVSLQELNPEMGTDNDSENWKEVHKMVVESAYEVIKLKGYTNWAIGLSVADLIESMLKNLSRIHPVSTMVKGMYGIENEVFLSLPCILNARGLTSVINQKLKDEEVAQLKKSADTLWGIQKDLKDL, from the coding sequence ATGGCAACTCTTAAGGACAAACTGATTGCACCAGTTGCCGAAGAAGAGGGAACAACCCCAAACAATAAGATCACTGTAGTGGGTGTTGGACAAGTTGGTATGGCATGTGCCATCAGCATTCTGGGAAAGTCTCTGACTGATGAGCGTGCTCTTGTGGATGTTTTGGAAGATAAACTCAAGGGAGAAATGATGGACCTGCAGCATGGGAGCTTATTCCTTCAGACACCAAAAATTGTGGCAGACAAAGATTACTCTGTCACTGCCAATTCCAAGATCGTGGTGGTAACTGCAGGAGTTCGCCAGCAAGAGGGGGAGAGTCGCCTGAATTTGGTGCAAAGGAACGTTAACGTCTTCAAGTTCATCATTCCTCAGATTGTCAAGTACAGTCCTGACTGCATCATCATTGTGGTTTCCAACCCAGTGGATATTCTCACATACGTTACCTGGAAACTAAGTGGATTACCCAAGCACCGTGTGATTGGGAGTGGATGTAATCTGGATTCTGCTAGATTTCGCTATCTTATGGCTGAAAAACTTGGCATTCATCCCAGCAGCTGCCATGGATGGATTTTGGGAGAACATGGCGACTCAAGCGTGGCTGTTTGGAGCGGAGTGAATGTGGCAGGCGTTTCTCTCCAGGAACTGAATCCAGAAATGGGAACAGACAATGATAGTGAAAATTGGAAGGAAGTGCATAAGATGGTGGTTGAGAGTGCCTATGAAGTCATCAAGCTAAAAGGATATACCAACTGGGCTATTGGATTAAGTGTGGCTGATCTTATTGAATCCATGTTGAAAAATCTATCCAGGATTCACCCAGTGTCAACAATGGTGAAGGGCATGTATGGCATTGAGAATGAAGTCTTCCTGAGCCTTCCATGTATCCTGAATGCTCGAGGGTTAACCAGCGTTATCAACCAGAAGCTGAAGGATGAAGAGGTTGCCCAACTCAAGAAGAGTGCAGATACCCTCTGGGGCATCCAGAAGGACCTAAAGGACCTGTGA